Proteins encoded in a region of the Scyliorhinus canicula chromosome 2, sScyCan1.1, whole genome shotgun sequence genome:
- the LOC119961605 gene encoding gamma-crystallin S-1-like: protein MGKITFYEDRNFQGRHYECSSDCADLSPYFSRCNSVRVESDWWVMYEKPNYMGYQYVLSRGEYPDYQRWMGFNDNIRSCRSYPYYRGGNYRMKIYERPDFGGQMMEFMDDCPSVYDRFRYRDIHSCHVMDGYWNFYEHPNYRGRQYFMRPGEYKRYSDWGGYNSTIGSFRRMRDF from the exons atggggaag ATTACCTTTTACGAGGACAGGAACTTCCAGGGTCGGCACTATGAGTGCAGCAGTGACTGTGCTGACCTGTCCCCTTACTTCAGCCGCTGTAACTCCGTCCGTGTTGAGAGTGACTGgtgggtgatgtatgagaaacccAATTACATGGGATACCAgtatgttctgagcaggggagaaTATCCTGACTACCAGCGCTGGATGGGATTCAATGACAACATCAGGTCATGTCGCTCCTACCCATAC TACCGAGGTGGAAACTACAGAATGAAGATTTACGAGAGGCCTGACTTTGGAGGACAGATGATGGAATTTATGGATGACTGCCCATCTGTCTACGATCGTTTCCGTTACCGTGACATCCACTCCTGCCATGTGATGGACGGTTACTGGAACTTCTATGAACATCCCAACTACAGAGGCCGACAGTACTTCATGAGACCCGGTGAATACAAGAGATACAGTGACTGGGGCGGCTACAACTCAACTATCGGATCTTTCAGACGCATGAGGGATTTCTAA